One window from the genome of Cryptomeria japonica chromosome 6, Sugi_1.0, whole genome shotgun sequence encodes:
- the LOC131876578 gene encoding uncharacterized protein LOC131876578 produces the protein MIGNTQAIGEPLPTSKCVQIEEGTAIILSDKVVDKIMSSMTFTLVSKFFSFRPSVDMVRKWAATKWKLKGSVMISAMPRALFLFKFTLKEDMVLILSGYWTYGKHHLSLCKWKPRFDPVADLNKFALVWDEMIFCWIANTFGHFVVVDEVTRTKSRLVFVCFCVLVAVNKNLPNFITLNSKLGRWTQAIVYENATTFFQRFSKYGHVVSNCKMVPEQPQK, from the coding sequence ATGATAGGAAATACCCAGGCAATTGGGGAGCCACTCCCAACCTCAAAATGTGTTCAAATTGAGGAAGGGACTGCTATTATATTGTCAGACAAGGTAGTTGACAAGATAATGTCTTCAATGACGTTCACATTGGTGAGCAAGTTCTTCTCCTTTCGACCTTCAGTTGATATGGTGAGAAAATGGGCTGCTACTAAATGGAAACTCAAAGGGAGTGTCATGATTAGTGCTATGCCAAGAGCATTATTCCTTTTCAAATTTACTTTGAAGGAAGATATGGTTTTGATCCTTTCTGGGTATTGGACCTATGGCAAACACCATCTCTCCCTTTGCAAATGGAAGCCGAGATTTGACCCTGTTGCAGATCTCAACAAATTTGCTCTAGTCTGGGATGAGATGATTTTCTGCTGGATTGCCAACACCTTTGGCCATTTTGTGGTGGTAGATGAAGTGACCAGAACCAAATCCAGGTTAGTTTTTGtctgtttttgtgttttggttgCAGTTAATAAGAACTTGCCAAATTTTATTACCCTCAATTCTAAGTTGGGAAGATGGACTCAAGCTATTGTCTATGAGAATGCTACAACCTTTTTCCAGAGATTCTCTAAATATGGCCATGTTGTTTCCAACTGCAAAATGGTGCCTGAGCAGCCCCAAAAGTAG